CGGGCGGTGGGCCGCCGTCGCGTAGCGCGCCGTAGGTGGCGGCGATCTCGCGCAGGAGCAGGTCAAGCGACCAGCCGTCGCTGACGATGTGGTGCATCGCGACGTGCACCAGGTGCTCCTCGCCGCCGCCGTCACCGGTGGCCCCGTCGCCGGTAAGCCCGTCGCCAGTCGCCCTGTTGTCGAGGCGGACGACGAGCACCCGCAGCAGGGGCGCGGCACCGAGGTCGAACGGCGTACGGACCGAGGCGGCCACCAGGTCACGGGCGTCGGCCTCGGACGGTGCGGCGGTGACGGTGACCGGCACCCGCACCCGCGCCAGCACCTGCCCGACGGGCTCCCCGTCGGCGTTCTCGGTGAACCGCGTGCGCAGGCTGTCGTGGCGGGCGGCGGTGGCGTCGACGGCGGCGCGCAGCAGGTCCACCTGCAGCGGACCGCGCAACCGCACGGTCGCGTAGATGACGTACGCGGCGGTGCCGGGGGTCAGCTGTTCGGTGAACCAGATCCGCTCCTGCCCGAAGGACAGTCGAGGGGGTCTGGCCGGGATGGTGGCATTCGGCGAGATGGTCGCACTCCGCGCCGGTACGTCAACGTTGGTCACGCAGCGCCTCACTCCGATGACGGACGGGAGTCAGTAGTTTGCATGGTGCATGCAACAGGGTGGATCGGCTGAATGGTCCCCTGTGTAAGACTCGATCGATTGATCCGATGCCGGAACGGCCCGTCGTACCGTCGGGAATGCGATTCGCCGACGTGGTGGTTCCTGCAGAGTGGACCGCCGAGACGCTGACCCGTGCCGAGTTCTCCGGCGCGGGTGCCGGAACCGCGCCGCTGACCTGGGCACAGCAGGTGCTGTGGCGGTCGATCACCCGGTTCGGCTCCAACCACCGGTTCCTCAACCTGCGGCGTACCATCGCGGTGTCCGTGCGGGCCGGTGTGGACGTGGCCGGCGCGGTCCGGGCGGTGGGTGCCCTGGTCGGCCGGCACTCCGCGCTGCGCACCCGGCTGCGCGTGGTCGACGGCGAACCGCACCAGGAGACCGTCGCGGCCGGGGTGCTGCCGCTGCTGCTGCGCGCCGGGGTCGGCGACGGCGCCGAGGCCGCCCGGGAGGCCGCGGGCCGGCTCGGCGACGTGGCGTTCGACCACACCGCCGAGTGGCCGCTGCGGGTCGCGCTGGTGACCGTCGACGACCGGGTACGGCAGGTCGTGGTGGTGTTCAGCCACACCACCGTGGACGCGCACGCCGCCGAGCTGGTGCTGCGGGATCTACGGCTGCTCCTGCTGCGCGGCGGCCTGTCCACTCCGCCCGGTCCGCAGTCGGCGGACGTCGCCCGGCGGCAGCACGGCGTCGACCGGCGTCGCTCGGAGCGGGCGATCGGACACTGGCTGCGGGAGTTCCCGCGGCTCCCCCGGTCACCCCTGACACCGACCGGGCCGGGCCTCGACCCGCCGCTGCGCCGGGGTGTGCTGGTCTCCTCCGCCGTCGACACGGCCGCCCGGATGATCGCCGCCCGACACCGGGTCAGCGTCTCGGCGGTCCTGCTGACCGGCTTCCAGGCACTGGCCGTCCGCGATGGCGGACAGGACGTCTCCGGCCTGTTCCCGATGGCGCACAACCGGTTCCGCGCCGAGTACGCGAACGCGGTCGCCAACCTGGGTCAGATCGGCTTCTGCGTGGTGGACCTGGCCGGCCGTCCCGACTTCACCGAGTTGCTGTCCCGCGTCTGGGCGGCCTCCCTCGACGGCCTGCGGCACGCGTACTACGATCCGCCCGCGCTGCGCCGGGCGTTCGAGGAACGGGGCGTCGACTACGACACGGCGTTCCTGCCGCACCACTACTTCAACGACGTCCGGCTGCCCGTCGGGGGCGTCGGCGCGGTGCCCGAGGCCACCCCGGCCGAGCTGCGTGCCGCTATGGACCGCAGCACCTTCTCCTGGACGGCGGGGTTGCACCAGGCGTCCTGGCACCTGCTGGCCCACGTGGTCGACGAGCCCGGCGGGGTGGGCATCACGCTCACCGTGGACACCCGCCACCGTGCCATGGACTCCGTCGAGCCGCTCCTGCGCGGGCTGGAGGAACTGCTGGTCCGGGCCGCCTTCGCCGACGTACCGTGGCCCTGGTCGTCGACCGGCGGCGCACCCGTCGGCGGCACGCCCACCGGCACCGTGCCCATCGACACCGCGCCCACCCGCAGCGTCGGGGCGGAGACCGAGGAGGTGGCGTACGCGCGGTTCGCGGGCGGGCGGGACGCGAGCGCGCCGCTCACCTGGGGCCAGCGGGCGATGTGGCGCAGCGTCGACGAGTTCGAGGCGCCCGCCGCGTACCGCGCCCTGAGCCTCCCCCGCACCCTGACCGTCCCCGCGGCGGTGGCGGTGGCCGTGCCGGAGGCGGTGCGGGCGGTCGGCGCGCTGCTCGCCCGCCACGAGTCGCTGCGCACCCGGTTCCGGCGTCGCGGCGACGAGCTGCACCAGGAGACGACGGCGGCCGGGCGGCTGCCGGTCCTCGTGCACGCCGTACCGCGACCGGCGGACGACCCCGACGGCCGGGCCGCCGCGGCGGAGCTGACCGGGCGGCTGCACGAGCCCCGCTTCGACCACGTGGCCGAGTGGCCGCTGCGGGTCGCGCTGGTCACCGTCGACAACCGGGTACGGCAGGTCGTGGTGGTGTTCAGCCACTCGGCAGTGGACGTCCACGCCGCGCAGATCGTCCTGCGCGACCTGCGGAGGCTGCTGACACACAAGTCCCTGGACACCCCGGCGGGCCTGCAGACGCTGGATCTCGCCGAGCGGGAACGCCACGCCGAACTGGCCCGCTCGCGGCGGGCGGTGCGGTACTGGGTCCGGCAACTCTCGGGCCTGACGCCGAGCCTGTCCGAGGCGGTGGCGCCGGCGGCGGACGCCCGCCACCGGCGCGGTGCGCTAGTCTCCGCGGCGGTGCACCACGCCGCGCAGCTGGTGGCGACCCGGCACCGGGTCAGCACCGCCAGCGTCCTGCTCGCGGCGACCGCCGCCGCGCTGGCCGGGGACGGTGCGCAGGATGCCTGCGGGATCGTGGTGATGGCGAACAACCGCTTCCTACCCGGGCACGACACGGCGGTCGGCACCCTCAACCAGATCGGACTCTGCCGGCTCGACCTGGCCGACCGCCCCGGCTTCGTCGAGTTGCTCTCCCGGGCGCGCAGTGCCGCCCTGGACGCCTACCGGCACGCCTACTACGACCCGGCCGAGTGGGAGCGCACCGTCACCGAGCTGGGCCACGACCACCGCAGCTTCCTGGCCGGATTCTGCTATCTCAACGACGCCCGACTGTCCCGGGACGCCGACGCGGAGGTGCCCGACCTGGACGAGGCGGCCCTGCGTGCGCTGGTGTCCCGCAGCGAGTTCCGCTGGCTGCCGGAGCTGGCGCAGTTCCCGTGGCGCTGCCGGGTCCAGGTGCTCGACGCACCGGGCGCGGTCGAGCTGGTCGTCACGGCCAACACCCGGTACTTCCCCGCGGAGCGCTTCGCCCCCTTCCTCCGCACCATCGAGACCCTCCTGACCGAGGCAGTTCATTGATATGTGTTCATGGGGGTGCAATAATTAACAGACTTTACAGTTGGGTCCGCCCGCGCCGGTCGCGCCACCGGTGACGGCCTGCCCGCGCGGCGGCGGACCACGACCCGCTGCGCGGCAGAGAGGACCAGGACATGGCGCGACGACTGGACCGGCATCGTCCACACCGGGCCCGCACCCGGCTGACCGCCACGCTCGTGGCGGCCCTGCTCGGCGTACCGGCGAGCCTGACCGTCGGTGTCGGGCCGGCCGCCGCGGCGGCCGTGGGCGCGATCACCGGGCTCGGCGGCAAGTGCGTCGACGTGGCCGGGGCGAACTCCGCCAACGGCACCCAGGTGCAGCTGTACGCGTGCAACGGCACCACCGCACAGCAGTGGACAATCGCCGACGACGGCACGATCCGGTCGCTCGGCAAGTGCCTCGACGTCGCCGCCGCGAGCACGGCCAACGGCGCCCGGGTGCAGATCTACGACTGCAACGGCACCGGGGCACAGCGCTGGTCGGCCAGCGGCGGGCAGCTGGTCAACCCGAACTCGGGCAAGTGTCTCGACGCGACCGGGCAGAGTTCCGCCGACGGCACCCCGTTGCAGATCTGGACCTGCACCGGGAGCGCCAACCAGACGTGGGTGCTGCCCAGCGGCGGCACCCCTCCCCCGTCGACGGGCTTCGTCCACCCCGGCGTCCACGTCAGCCGCGGCCAGCTCGACTTCGTCCGTTCTCGGGTGCAGGCCGGCGCGCAGCCCTGGACGTCGGCCTTCAACCAGATGATGAACAGCCGGTACGCCTCCCTGACCCGGAACCCGGCCGCCCGCGCGGTCGTCGAGTGCGGCTCGTACTCCAATCCCAACAACGGCTGCACGGACGAGCGGGAGGATGCGATCGCCGCGTACACCCACGCGCTGGCCTGGTACGTCACCGGGGACTCGCGGTACGCGCAGAAGTCGATCCAGATCATGGACGCCTGGTCGGCGACGATCACCTCGCACACCGGCAGCAACGCGCCGTTGCAGACCGGGTGGGCGGGATCGGTCTGGCCCCGCGCCGCCGAGATCATCCGCTACACGTACGGCAGCTGGCCCAACGCCACCCGGTTCGCCACCATGCTGCGCACCGTCTACCTGCCGGTGGTGCGTAACGGCTCCAACAGCAACGGCAACTGGGAACTCACCATGATGGAGGCCACCGTCGGCATCGCCGTCTTCCTGGAGGACCGGGCCGCCTACGACGCGGCGGTGACCCGCTTCCTCAACCGGGCCCGCGCCTTCATCTACCTGCCCAGCGACGGCGACCTGCCACACACGGTGCCGGGCAGCGGGCTGAGCACCCGCGCCCAGATCGTCAACTACTGGCACGGCCAGTCCACCTTCGTCGCCGGCCTCGCGCAGGAGACCTGCCGCGACTTCACCCACACCGGGTACGGGATCTCCGCCATCTCGCACGTCGCGGAGACCTCCCGGATCCAGGGCCGGGACCTGTACCCGCAGGTGGGCGAGCGGCTGCGGCACGCCCTCGGCTTCCACTCGACGTACCAGCTCGGCGAGCCGGCGCCGGCCTGGCTGTGCGGCGGCAGCCTCACCCGGGGGCTCGGCCCGATCACCGAGGTCGGCTACAACGCCATGGCCAACCGCCTGGGCAACTCGATGACGAACACCCGGACGCTCACGCTCCAGCAGCGCCCGGCCGGCACCAACAACCTCTTCGTCGCCTGGGAGACCCTGACCCACGGGGACAACCTCTCCTGACGTACGCCGGGACGGTCGCCGTCGTACCGTCGGCGACCGCCCTGCCCGGAATACGCGACGAGATCTTGGACAGTTTCCGTTCAGCGCAAACGGAAACTGTCCAAGATCTGGACCGGATGCCGTAGCCGGACCGGATTACCCGTTCGGGGGTCCATGACGGGCGGAGAACATCCGCCGCTTAACGCGACTCCCGGGTACCACGGGCCGACTGGTTCAGCGAACTACGTACCTCGGGTGACCGGCGTGGATGGACGCGCACCGCTGACCGCGGGCACCGACCGCATGGGGGCACGATCGAGGCATGACGTTCGACGCGCTGGCGTACACGGCGACACCGCACGATCGGGCCGCGGTCCTGCGCGCCGATCCGGACTGGGTCGCCGATCAGCTCCGGCGCGACGACAGCCAGGTGCTGCCACTGTGGCGCGACCGGCTCCTGCTGACCGCCGACGGCCACCCGGTCACCCGCACCGGAGCGGCGGGCCGCGCCCTGGCGGCGGCGGCCGGCCAGACCGCCCTGCTGGGCCTCGACGGCACCACGGCGACCTTCGCCGCCGACCTGAGCGCGGCCGAGGAGGCCGACGCGCTCCGGCTCGGTGCCGCGCACGCCAGCGCCGACCTGCGCAGCCTGGCCGCCACGCTGCCCGGCCCGCTCGCCGCCACCCTGGCGTACGCGCGCGGAATGCTCTACTGGAACCGGCACACCGGATACTGCGGCACCTGCGGCGCGGCGACCGCCAGCGCGCACGCCGGTCACCTGCGGGTGTGCCAGGGCCCGGAGTGCGGCCGGCAACTGTTTCCCCGGATCGAGCCCGCCGTCATCGTGCTGGTGGAAGGCCCCGGTCCCCGACCACGCTGCCTGCTCGCCCGCCATCACGGCGCCGGCCCGGACAACTTCTCCCTGCTGGCCGGGTTCGTCGAGATCGGGGAGAGCCTGGAGGGTGCCGTGCGCCGCGAGGTCGCCGAGGAGGCCGGGGTCGCGATCGGCACGGTGACCTACCGTGGCTCACAGGGCTGGCCCTTCCCGGCCGGCCTCATGGTCGGCTTCGTCGCCCAGGCCGTCGACGAGAGCATCACCGTGGACGGCACGGAGCTACTGGCGGCGCGGTGGTTCAGCCGCGCCGAGATCGTCGAACGCGTCGTCGACGGGCCCGGCTCGGGTCCGGTCGACTCCATCGGCGGTCGGCTGCTGCGCTCCTGGGCCGGCCTCGATGGGCACGATCGCCAGCCCCGGCCGGTCTGACCCGTCGGCCGGCCCGGCCACGGCCGCCACGCCCCCGGGTGGGCGGCACCGACGGCCAGGCCAGCGGAGCGAGGTCGGCGGGGCGCGGTCAGCAGGCGCGGTCAGCAGGCGCGATCGGCGGAGCGCGGTCAGCGGGCGCGATCGGCGGGCGCGGTCAGGGGATGTCGGCCGGCGCGTCGAGCAGGGCGTGGCGCAGGGCCAACCGGTGCTCGCGACGGATCTCGGCCTCCCGGTAGCGACGCCGGTCGCCGTCGGTCTCCGGCAGCAGCGGCGGCACCGGGCGCGGGTGGCCGGCGTCGTCCACGGCCACCATCACCAGGTGCGCGGTGGCCACGTCGGTGGGCGGTACGGCGCGGTCCCACCGGTCGGCGGTGACCCGCACCGCCACCTCCATCGAGCTGCGGCCGGCCCAGGTGATCCGGGCGTCCACGTGCACCACGTCGCCGACCCGCACGGCCCGCAGGAACGCCGTCTCGTCGATGGCCGCGGTCACCGCCGGCCCGTCCGAGTGTCGGGCGGCCACCACCCCGGCGACCGAGTCGATCAGGTTGAGGATCCGGCCGCCGTGGACCGTACCCATGAGGTTGGTGTGGTGCTGGTCCATGATCTGCGACAGGGTCAGGTGCGACGCCGACGGTGGGCGACCGTCGATCGCGATGGTCTCGGG
This is a stretch of genomic DNA from Micromonospora sp. WMMD1082. It encodes these proteins:
- a CDS encoding lectin — translated: MARRLDRHRPHRARTRLTATLVAALLGVPASLTVGVGPAAAAAVGAITGLGGKCVDVAGANSANGTQVQLYACNGTTAQQWTIADDGTIRSLGKCLDVAAASTANGARVQIYDCNGTGAQRWSASGGQLVNPNSGKCLDATGQSSADGTPLQIWTCTGSANQTWVLPSGGTPPPSTGFVHPGVHVSRGQLDFVRSRVQAGAQPWTSAFNQMMNSRYASLTRNPAARAVVECGSYSNPNNGCTDEREDAIAAYTHALAWYVTGDSRYAQKSIQIMDAWSATITSHTGSNAPLQTGWAGSVWPRAAEIIRYTYGSWPNATRFATMLRTVYLPVVRNGSNSNGNWELTMMEATVGIAVFLEDRAAYDAAVTRFLNRARAFIYLPSDGDLPHTVPGSGLSTRAQIVNYWHGQSTFVAGLAQETCRDFTHTGYGISAISHVAETSRIQGRDLYPQVGERLRHALGFHSTYQLGEPAPAWLCGGSLTRGLGPITEVGYNAMANRLGNSMTNTRTLTLQQRPAGTNNLFVAWETLTHGDNLS
- a CDS encoding acyl-CoA thioesterase, with the translated sequence MTRVPETIAIDGRPPSASHLTLSQIMDQHHTNLMGTVHGGRILNLIDSVAGVVAARHSDGPAVTAAIDETAFLRAVRVGDVVHVDARITWAGRSSMEVAVRVTADRWDRAVPPTDVATAHLVMVAVDDAGHPRPVPPLLPETDGDRRRYREAEIRREHRLALRHALLDAPADIP
- the nudC gene encoding NAD(+) diphosphatase, which produces MTFDALAYTATPHDRAAVLRADPDWVADQLRRDDSQVLPLWRDRLLLTADGHPVTRTGAAGRALAAAAGQTALLGLDGTTATFAADLSAAEEADALRLGAAHASADLRSLAATLPGPLAATLAYARGMLYWNRHTGYCGTCGAATASAHAGHLRVCQGPECGRQLFPRIEPAVIVLVEGPGPRPRCLLARHHGAGPDNFSLLAGFVEIGESLEGAVRREVAEEAGVAIGTVTYRGSQGWPFPAGLMVGFVAQAVDESITVDGTELLAARWFSRAEIVERVVDGPGSGPVDSIGGRLLRSWAGLDGHDRQPRPV
- a CDS encoding condensation domain-containing protein, which gives rise to MVVPAEWTAETLTRAEFSGAGAGTAPLTWAQQVLWRSITRFGSNHRFLNLRRTIAVSVRAGVDVAGAVRAVGALVGRHSALRTRLRVVDGEPHQETVAAGVLPLLLRAGVGDGAEAAREAAGRLGDVAFDHTAEWPLRVALVTVDDRVRQVVVVFSHTTVDAHAAELVLRDLRLLLLRGGLSTPPGPQSADVARRQHGVDRRRSERAIGHWLREFPRLPRSPLTPTGPGLDPPLRRGVLVSSAVDTAARMIAARHRVSVSAVLLTGFQALAVRDGGQDVSGLFPMAHNRFRAEYANAVANLGQIGFCVVDLAGRPDFTELLSRVWAASLDGLRHAYYDPPALRRAFEERGVDYDTAFLPHHYFNDVRLPVGGVGAVPEATPAELRAAMDRSTFSWTAGLHQASWHLLAHVVDEPGGVGITLTVDTRHRAMDSVEPLLRGLEELLVRAAFADVPWPWSSTGGAPVGGTPTGTVPIDTAPTRSVGAETEEVAYARFAGGRDASAPLTWGQRAMWRSVDEFEAPAAYRALSLPRTLTVPAAVAVAVPEAVRAVGALLARHESLRTRFRRRGDELHQETTAAGRLPVLVHAVPRPADDPDGRAAAAELTGRLHEPRFDHVAEWPLRVALVTVDNRVRQVVVVFSHSAVDVHAAQIVLRDLRRLLTHKSLDTPAGLQTLDLAERERHAELARSRRAVRYWVRQLSGLTPSLSEAVAPAADARHRRGALVSAAVHHAAQLVATRHRVSTASVLLAATAAALAGDGAQDACGIVVMANNRFLPGHDTAVGTLNQIGLCRLDLADRPGFVELLSRARSAALDAYRHAYYDPAEWERTVTELGHDHRSFLAGFCYLNDARLSRDADAEVPDLDEAALRALVSRSEFRWLPELAQFPWRCRVQVLDAPGAVELVVTANTRYFPAERFAPFLRTIETLLTEAVH